From Wolbachia endosymbiont (group A) of Longitarsus flavicornis, the proteins below share one genomic window:
- a CDS encoding ankyrin repeat domain-containing protein, translating into MVKFNKETKNAFDKLLKAISEENIKGKDSGGCTALHRAAQVSNPEVIKLLIEKGAGINDRNNRGETPLHLAAFLGNRKNVKALIEKGAEVNAKSNNKAVPLHLACLAGRKGTIEELMKAGGDLDTVDKFGCSPLNYAKIYQKVTNFLEKRGVNMRDVAVMYGEANKAIEEIMEKRNVNELQQQEVDLTD; encoded by the coding sequence ATGGTAAAGTTTAACAAAGAAACAAAAAATGCTTTTGATAAGTTACTGAAAGCAATATCAGAAGAAAACATAAAAGGAAAAGATTCAGGTGGTTGTACGGCATTGCACCGAGCAGCACAAGTGTCAAACCCAGAAGTAATAAAGTTATTAATAGAAAAAGGTGCAGGTATAAACGATAGAAACAATAGAGGCGAGACACCGTTGCACCTAGCAGCATTTTTAGGAAATAGAAAGAATGTGAAAGCACTGATAGAGAAAGGAGCCGAGGTAAATGCAAAGTCGAACAACAAAGCAGTACCACTACACTTAGCCTGTTTAGCAGGGAGGAAAGGAACAATAGAAGAGTTAATGAAGGCGGGAGGAGATCTTGATACAGTAGATAAATTTGGATGTAGTCCACTAAACTATGCGAAGATTTACCAGAAGGTAACGAATTTTCTAGAGAAAAGGGGAGTGAATATGAGAGATGTGGCGGTGATGTATGGAGAAGCAAACAAGGCAATAGAGGAGATAATGGAGAAACGAAACGTAAATGAATTACAACAGCAGGAGGTAGATTTAACAGATTAA
- a CDS encoding ankyrin repeat domain-containing protein: MSQIGDFMYVFIVRYVMRFSKEKREAFNKSFYELLDNSFKNINEKDEKGETILHKAARMSTRKKVSFLVKKGAEVNARDNKGFTPLHWGALAKRLENVKELTRSGAEINAIEYGSKHTALHLACMVGAESIIKVLVKAGAAINQQSKFGCTPMYWLMDNEKNKEVKKFLEKQGGVVRDRPEICDEIVESVGEMVDVWSRKFLPKLKGKVVSLEEIRKRDESLIIEDFNNVISRVVGKMNTMIKEFDER; this comes from the coding sequence ATGAGCCAAATTGGCGATTTTATGTATGTTTTTATAGTGAGGTATGTAATGAGGTTTAGCAAGGAAAAGAGAGAAGCTTTTAATAAGTCATTTTATGAATTATTAGACAACTCGTTTAAGAATATTAATGAAAAAGATGAAAAAGGGGAAACGATACTACATAAGGCAGCAAGAATGTCGACAAGAAAAAAAGTAAGTTTTCTAGTCAAGAAAGGAGCGGAAGTCAATGCGAGAGATAACAAGGGTTTTACACCGTTACACTGGGGAGCATTAGCGAAACGTCTAGAAAACGTAAAAGAGCTGACAAGGTCAGGAGCGGAAATAAACGCTATAGAGTATGGTAGTAAACATACAGCACTACATCTTGCATGTATGGTAGGAGCAGAAAGTATAATAAAAGTGTTGGTGAAAGCAGGAGCGGCAATTAATCAACAGAGTAAATTTGGTTGTACACCAATGTATTGGCTAATGGACAATGAAAAGAATAAAGAGGTGAAGAAATTCCTGGAAAAGCAAGGAGGTGTAGTAAGAGATAGACCAGAGATATGCGATGAAATAGTGGAGTCGGTTGGAGAAATGGTAGATGTATGGAGTAGAAAATTTTTACCGAAGTTAAAAGGGAAGGTGGTAAGTTTAGAAGAAATAAGAAAAAGAGATGAGTCGCTAATAATAGAAGATTTTAACAACGTAATAAGCAGGGTGGTGGGCAAGATGAACACTATGATTAAAGAATTTGATGAAAGATAG
- a CDS encoding IS110 family transposase — protein MKKAKSKLEIVNPDAAGIDVGSSVHYVCVPEGRDEQRIQKFGCFTEDLHNLARWLKKCKVTTVAMESTGVYWIPLFQVLESYGFEVKLVNARHVKNVPGRKSDVQDCQWLQQLHSYGLLHGSFRPDDQICVLRSYVRQRKSLTESASTHVLRMQKALIQMNIQLHKVIRDITGVTGMKIIKAIIEGERDPEKLVEFRDARIKNDQSTIAKALAGDYREEHLFTLKQEFELYNIYQEKIAECDRNIEAYYKTFETKPGESKQLSKEKNKHRKSKPNFALHEELHRITGMDFTKVPGLDVLSVQTIISETGINHSKWSTEKHFSSWLGLSPANKITGEKVFSTRTRKVINRAANAFRMAANSVGNSKSALGAYYRKLKKRLGAPKAITATARKIACIFYSMLKYGQEYVEKGMEYYEIRYKDRTVKNLIKRAKELGYLLVKKDELVQGVS, from the coding sequence ATGAAAAAAGCAAAAAGTAAATTAGAAATAGTGAATCCTGATGCAGCAGGGATTGATGTTGGTTCATCTGTACATTATGTATGTGTACCTGAAGGAAGAGATGAACAACGTATCCAAAAATTTGGCTGCTTCACTGAAGACCTTCATAATTTAGCACGGTGGTTGAAAAAATGTAAAGTTACAACTGTAGCTATGGAATCAACAGGAGTATACTGGATTCCTTTATTTCAAGTACTCGAATCATATGGGTTTGAAGTAAAACTGGTAAATGCGCGACATGTAAAAAATGTACCTGGAAGAAAGTCAGATGTTCAGGACTGTCAGTGGTTACAACAACTACACAGTTATGGACTACTTCATGGATCATTCAGACCCGATGATCAAATTTGTGTATTGCGTAGTTATGTGCGGCAACGTAAAAGTCTTACTGAAAGTGCATCTACACATGTTCTGCGTATGCAGAAGGCATTAATTCAAATGAATATACAGCTGCATAAAGTTATAAGAGATATTACTGGAGTAACTGGTATGAAAATTATCAAGGCTATAATCGAAGGCGAAAGGGATCCTGAGAAATTGGTTGAATTCAGGGATGCACGAATAAAAAATGATCAGTCTACTATTGCAAAAGCGTTAGCTGGTGACTATAGAGAGGAACACTTATTCACGCTAAAGCAAGAATTTGAACTATATAATATCTATCAAGAAAAAATAGCAGAATGTGATAGAAATATTGAGGCCTATTACAAAACGTTCGAAACAAAACCTGGCGAAAGTAAACAGTTGAGTAAGGAAAAGAATAAGCATAGAAAAAGTAAGCCAAACTTTGCTTTGCACGAGGAACTGCACCGGATAACTGGTATGGATTTTACTAAAGTTCCAGGGCTTGATGTACTAAGTGTACAGACCATAATTTCAGAAACTGGTATAAACCATAGTAAATGGTCAACAGAAAAACACTTCTCATCGTGGTTAGGACTCAGCCCTGCCAATAAAATTACAGGAGAAAAAGTGTTTAGCACAAGAACGCGTAAAGTCATTAATCGTGCTGCGAATGCATTTCGAATGGCTGCTAATTCTGTGGGAAATAGTAAAAGTGCATTAGGTGCATACTACAGGAAATTAAAAAAACGATTAGGAGCGCCAAAAGCAATAACAGCTACTGCAAGAAAGATAGCGTGCATATTTTATAGTATGCTCAAATACGGACAGGAATATGTAGAAAAAGGAATGGAATACTATGAAATACGCTATAAAGATAGAACTGTAAAAAATTTGATCAAAAGAGCAAAGGAACTTGGCTATCTCTTGGTAAAAAAAGATGAGTTAGTTCAAGGAGTTTCTTAG
- a CDS encoding phage tail protein — protein sequence MKSLLPPNATKQEKALVEAIDYKVDPSGIRGFKFNPKEEILPWIVEEYGIEEILRWAKDKRRAIKEGVEFQRLRGTPASLKIALKWANIEDITIIEEPPGKHFFELQIGIRDVPNDFFVDAVVELAKLSLPVRSRLMRIFNDYYNAQRFILDESLFGDLLSDYSGVKIEKDGPVLSFGRVNFFRSSSPLIEVIESYLRDHYERALSNDIYRLDVAILGETEPHTKNYNGIYERNHVWYNFKALYPLPQSLLPAIKFAKAQIVLSDSWSLGEINACFPVTSIEEEGDKFLLGSSKLSEQLWNLKYKPILERFSVTHRYKVEDFTNQKVISVKQTKSVKPGRNSQFKF from the coding sequence ATGAAAAGTTTATTACCCCCAAATGCAACAAAACAGGAAAAAGCGCTAGTAGAAGCAATCGATTACAAAGTAGATCCAAGCGGGATAAGAGGATTTAAGTTTAATCCTAAAGAAGAAATATTGCCATGGATAGTAGAGGAATATGGTATAGAAGAGATTCTGCGTTGGGCAAAAGACAAAAGAAGAGCGATAAAAGAAGGGGTAGAATTTCAGCGTTTAAGAGGAACACCTGCCTCACTGAAAATAGCATTAAAATGGGCAAACATAGAAGATATTACGATTATTGAAGAGCCACCCGGTAAACACTTTTTTGAATTACAGATAGGGATAAGAGACGTACCAAACGACTTCTTCGTAGATGCAGTAGTAGAGCTGGCAAAACTATCACTGCCTGTAAGATCCAGATTGATGAGGATTTTTAACGATTATTATAATGCGCAGAGATTTATATTGGACGAGAGTTTATTTGGAGATCTTCTTTCTGACTATTCGGGGGTAAAAATAGAAAAAGATGGACCAGTGTTATCATTTGGAAGAGTGAACTTTTTCAGATCTAGCAGTCCATTAATTGAGGTTATAGAGAGTTATCTACGCGATCATTATGAACGAGCTTTAAGCAATGACATATATCGCTTGGATGTAGCAATACTTGGAGAAACCGAGCCTCATACTAAGAACTATAACGGTATTTATGAAAGAAATCATGTGTGGTATAACTTCAAAGCGCTATATCCGCTACCACAGAGCTTACTACCGGCAATTAAGTTTGCTAAAGCGCAGATAGTATTATCGGACAGTTGGAGTTTAGGAGAAATAAACGCATGTTTTCCGGTTACTAGTATAGAAGAGGAAGGGGATAAATTTTTATTGGGAAGTAGCAAACTATCTGAACAACTGTGGAATTTAAAATACAAGCCAATTTTAGAAAGGTTTAGCGTTACTCACCGCTACAAGGTAGAAGATTTTACCAACCAGAAAGTTATAAGCGTCAAACAGACGAAATCTGTCAAACCAGGAAGAAACTCCCAATTTAAGTTTTGA
- a CDS encoding HU family DNA-binding protein translates to MSKQEIIAELMKNKDVLNIKNTEHASIIFDHIINTLKNKLQLLEEDQYFRLPNIGHFYPVNLKPLIARNPLTGETFTIPQNKKIRFKSYLT, encoded by the coding sequence ATGAGTAAGCAAGAGATCATTGCGGAACTTATGAAAAATAAAGATGTTCTTAATATCAAAAACACTGAACACGCTTCCATAATATTTGACCATATTATCAATACTTTAAAAAACAAGTTACAACTTCTGGAAGAAGATCAATATTTTCGTCTCCCTAACATTGGTCATTTTTATCCAGTAAACCTTAAACCACTTATTGCACGCAATCCCCTCACTGGTGAAACTTTTACGATTCCACAAAACAAAAAAATACGTTTTAAATCCTATCTAACTTGA
- a CDS encoding baseplate J/gp47 family protein, with product MEQPNIIEPLNFEEIFSRMKEELVKRDASFTALVESDPAMKVLEVAAWRELLLRERINEAAKSNLLKFARGEELDNLAEFYGAERQDGEEDERFRKRIKARIVGSSTGGSKEHYRFQALSADSRVKDALVESKVPGSVEISILSTELSTNGIASEELLDIVRKRVTRDDIRVLTDTITVVGCNIIEINIHSRISIKRPDIIETVKKKFIEKFETTKRLGWKVTRSWIIANLFVEGVENVELIEPREDVVVLGNECAVLGLRQVR from the coding sequence ATGGAGCAGCCAAATATTATCGAACCACTGAACTTTGAAGAGATTTTTTCTCGGATGAAAGAAGAGTTAGTGAAGCGTGATGCAAGTTTTACAGCATTAGTAGAAAGTGACCCAGCGATGAAGGTATTAGAAGTAGCAGCATGGCGAGAACTGTTGCTTAGAGAAAGAATAAACGAAGCAGCAAAAAGCAATTTACTGAAGTTTGCAAGGGGAGAAGAACTTGATAATTTAGCTGAGTTTTATGGAGCAGAGAGGCAAGATGGAGAAGAAGATGAACGCTTCAGAAAAAGAATCAAGGCAAGAATAGTTGGCTCAAGCACAGGAGGGAGTAAAGAGCATTATCGGTTTCAAGCACTCTCAGCAGATAGTAGAGTAAAGGATGCGCTGGTTGAATCAAAAGTGCCAGGAAGTGTAGAGATCTCGATTTTATCCACGGAGTTATCCACAAATGGCATAGCGTCTGAAGAACTACTTGATATTGTAAGAAAACGAGTCACCAGGGATGATATAAGGGTATTAACAGATACGATAACAGTAGTTGGTTGCAATATTATTGAAATAAATATCCACAGCAGAATTAGTATTAAAAGACCAGATATTATTGAAACGGTGAAGAAGAAATTTATAGAAAAATTTGAAACAACGAAAAGATTAGGATGGAAGGTGACAAGATCGTGGATTATAGCGAATTTGTTCGTAGAAGGAGTAGAAAACGTAGAATTAATCGAGCCAAGAGAGGATGTTGTGGTACTGGGGAATGAGTGTGCAGTGCTTGGGCTACGTCAAGTTAGATAG
- a CDS encoding GPW/gp25 family protein — MRGMDVNTGKELEGLNHLKQSIVDILTTPIGSRIMRRDYGSRLLELVDRPINRDFSLEIYAAVAEALQKWETRFKLEKVKITEVKEGKVTLDLEGLYLPSGRNIRFDGVVV; from the coding sequence ATGCGAGGAATGGACGTTAATACTGGAAAAGAATTGGAAGGATTAAACCATCTAAAGCAATCGATAGTTGACATACTGACCACGCCGATAGGCAGCAGAATCATGCGTAGGGACTATGGATCGAGGTTACTTGAATTAGTAGATCGGCCAATAAATAGAGATTTTTCGTTAGAAATTTATGCAGCGGTAGCAGAAGCACTACAAAAGTGGGAAACAAGGTTCAAACTCGAGAAAGTAAAAATCACAGAAGTGAAAGAAGGAAAAGTAACGCTTGATCTAGAAGGATTATACTTACCAAGTGGAAGAAATATTCGCTTTGACGGGGTTGTGGTATAA
- a CDS encoding YhcG family protein, which yields MFFQNKNKPCAILTKSKIMNMDITTSLLGDVSNLIDRAKNHLSVQFNSTLVLLNWEIGSRIDQDILKHKRADYGKQIISQLAKELQMKYGRGFDRASLFRMVQFSKFFPDQEIVATLSQQLSWSHFVEIIAISDELKRNYYIEMCRIERWSVRALRSRIDTMLYERTALAKKPEDFIRQSIKQLREENTLAPEFIFHDPYFLNFVELPSSHSETDLENTILDELIKFLQEFGNDFCFITRQKRMSTDATDRYLDLLFFHRGLRRLVAIELKIGRFEPAYKGQMEWYLNWLDKNERKPDEEKPLGIILCADKDQEDIEYLELEGSNIHVAQYLTHLPPKEILEEKLRKAISIAREKYERLKVLRRK from the coding sequence ATGTTTTTTCAGAATAAAAATAAACCATGTGCTATACTTACCAAAAGTAAAATTATGAACATGGATATAACTACTAGCCTATTAGGAGACGTTAGTAATTTAATAGATAGAGCAAAGAATCATCTTTCTGTTCAATTCAATTCTACTCTAGTATTGTTAAACTGGGAAATTGGCTCCAGAATTGATCAAGATATCCTAAAGCACAAACGTGCAGATTATGGGAAGCAAATCATCTCCCAACTTGCAAAAGAACTTCAGATGAAATATGGACGTGGATTTGATAGAGCTTCATTATTTCGGATGGTGCAATTTTCCAAATTCTTTCCCGATCAAGAAATTGTCGCGACACTGTCACAACAATTGAGTTGGTCACATTTTGTAGAAATTATTGCAATTTCTGATGAGCTGAAGCGTAATTATTATATAGAAATGTGTCGTATTGAAAGATGGAGTGTTAGAGCACTACGTAGTAGAATCGATACCATGTTGTATGAACGTACAGCACTAGCAAAAAAGCCTGAGGACTTCATAAGACAAAGCATCAAACAGTTACGTGAAGAAAATACGTTAGCCCCCGAATTCATTTTTCACGATCCATACTTCCTTAACTTTGTGGAATTGCCATCAAGTCATAGTGAGACTGATCTAGAAAATACGATTTTGGATGAACTGATAAAATTTTTACAAGAGTTTGGTAATGATTTTTGCTTTATAACACGTCAAAAAAGGATGAGCACTGATGCAACTGATAGGTATTTAGACCTGCTATTTTTTCATAGAGGATTAAGACGTCTTGTTGCAATAGAACTAAAAATTGGTCGATTTGAACCAGCTTATAAAGGACAGATGGAATGGTACTTAAATTGGTTAGATAAAAATGAACGAAAACCAGATGAAGAAAAACCTCTAGGGATTATTTTATGTGCTGATAAGGATCAAGAAGATATAGAATACCTGGAGCTTGAAGGATCTAATATTCATGTTGCGCAGTATTTAACACATCTGCCTCCTAAGGAAATTCTTGAGGAGAAGTTGAGAAAAGCTATCTCTATAGCTCGTGAAAAATACGAACGACTTAAAGTACTAAGAAGAAAATGA
- a CDS encoding PAAR domain-containing protein produces the protein MLSLLCSSKDYEQVLRGSSDVFANSRPICRQGDSFSEDKVMAQGSKTVFANGHGIGRVGDSVSCGFKVISGSSNVFSE, from the coding sequence TTGCTTTCACTGCTTTGTTCCTCAAAAGATTATGAACAGGTTCTAAGAGGAAGCAGTGATGTATTTGCGAATAGTAGACCAATTTGTAGGCAAGGAGATAGTTTTAGTGAAGATAAGGTAATGGCACAAGGGTCAAAAACAGTGTTTGCTAATGGTCATGGTATAGGAAGAGTTGGGGATTCAGTATCTTGTGGGTTCAAAGTAATAAGTGGAAGTAGTAATGTTTTTTCAGAATAA
- a CDS encoding IS5 family transposase (programmed frameshift): MRSLYPSNISRERFEIILPDLESCRKKTKPRKLDLYDVFCGVLYVLKSVCQWRMLPKEFPKWRNCYDYFKKWSEKPDANKESVLELVLKKIVGVVRQNNGRKEKTSFCIIDAQSVKNADTAEEKGYDAGKKISGIKRHIAVDTQGLPHAIYVTTAEITDRSSAVRMVENAKENLSGVKNVLVDAGYTGENFATQIKATIGATVEVIKRSELHTFAVLPKRWVVERSFAWLEKCRRLWKNCERKLNTSLQMVVLAFTALFLKRL; the protein is encoded by the exons ATGAGGAGTTTATACCCAAGTAATATAAGTCGGGAAAGATTTGAGATTATATTACCAGATCTAGAGTCCTGTAGAAAAAAAACAAAACCAAGAAAACTTGATTTGTATGATGTATTTTGTGGAGTGTTATACGTTCTGAAAAGCGTTTGTCAGTGGAGAATGCTACCAAAAGAGTTTCCAAAATGGCGCAATTGTTACGACTATTTTAAGAAGTGGAGTGAAAAACCAGATGCAAATAAAGAAAGTGTTCTGGAGCTGGTGTTA AAAAAAATAGTTGGCGTAGTCCGACAAAACAATGGTCGGAAAGAAAAAACCAGCTTCTGCATAATTGATGCACAGAGTGTAAAAAATGCAGATACTGCTGAAGAAAAAGGCTACGATGCAGGCAAAAAGATTTCAGGAATAAAACGCCATATTGCAGTAGATACGCAAGGTTTGCCACATGCAATTTATGTAACAACAGCAGAGATAACTGACCGTAGCAGTGCTGTGAGAATGGTAGAAAATGCAAAAGAAAACCTCTCGGGAGTTAAAAATGTACTGGTTGATGCAGGCTATACGGGAGAGAATTTTGCAACACAAATAAAAGCAACTATTGGTGCAACTGTTGAGGTAATAAAACGCAGTGAATTACATACCTTTGCTGTATTGCCAAAAAGATGGGTTGTAGAGCGTTCTTTTGCTTGGTTGGAAAAATGTAGACGGTTATGGAAAAATTGCGAGCGTAAACTCAACACCAGCTTGCAAATGGTAGTTCTTGCTTTCACTGCTTTGTTCCTCAAAAGATTATGA
- a CDS encoding phage baseplate assembly protein V: MLESNFAISELQRKLANIVRIGLVKEVDYEKARVKVQIGDIVTDYLPWIARRAGEDRIWSPLSLDEQVIVLSPFGELSLGVVLPAIYQQKYFPSECRKDAHIFEFQDGTKLSYDKEKHHLEIDVVDKLMLKVGGSSIEMTKDGIKLKAQRINLN, from the coding sequence ATGTTGGAAAGTAATTTTGCTATTTCAGAGTTGCAAAGAAAGTTAGCTAACATTGTACGTATTGGGCTTGTGAAAGAAGTAGATTATGAAAAAGCGAGAGTAAAAGTGCAAATAGGAGATATTGTAACAGATTATCTGCCATGGATAGCAAGAAGAGCTGGAGAAGATAGAATCTGGTCACCATTGAGTCTCGATGAACAAGTGATAGTATTATCGCCATTTGGGGAATTATCATTAGGGGTAGTGTTACCAGCAATTTATCAGCAGAAGTATTTTCCCTCAGAATGCCGAAAAGATGCTCATATTTTTGAGTTTCAGGATGGAACGAAATTATCGTACGATAAGGAGAAGCATCATCTTGAGATTGATGTAGTAGATAAACTAATGTTGAAAGTAGGAGGATCAAGCATAGAGATGACAAAAGACGGAATAAAACTTAAGGCACAAAGAATAAATCTAAATTGA
- a CDS encoding phage tail protein, whose protein sequence is MRINIEVTGSIEKVMQSIDAERKKVEKATMRALNKTALWLKTQAAKEISEEKKIKLTIMRKRLRIFKARTSRLEVLIRANLYDIKASSMGKMRQTKRGTKIGKHEFIVAFMATMPRGNSGVFRREGRTALPIQEVKLALEPEASKIIKELVNYETEGIFEKYFERELNYIVKV, encoded by the coding sequence ATGCGTATTAACATCGAAGTCACCGGTAGCATAGAAAAAGTTATGCAAAGTATAGATGCTGAAAGGAAAAAAGTGGAAAAAGCGACGATGAGGGCACTAAACAAAACAGCACTTTGGTTAAAAACGCAAGCTGCTAAGGAAATTAGTGAGGAAAAGAAGATAAAATTAACGATAATGAGAAAAAGGTTGCGAATCTTTAAGGCAAGAACAAGTAGATTGGAGGTTTTAATAAGAGCAAACTTGTATGACATCAAAGCTTCATCAATGGGTAAAATGAGACAAACAAAAAGAGGTACAAAAATAGGAAAACATGAGTTTATAGTAGCATTTATGGCAACAATGCCAAGAGGAAATAGTGGTGTTTTTAGGCGTGAAGGAAGAACAGCTTTGCCAATACAAGAGGTAAAATTAGCACTGGAGCCAGAAGCATCAAAAATAATAAAGGAGCTAGTTAATTATGAAACAGAAGGGATATTTGAGAAATATTTTGAGCGTGAATTAAACTATATTGTAAAAGTATGA